A region of Nocardioides alkalitolerans DNA encodes the following proteins:
- a CDS encoding STAS domain-containing protein produces the protein MDLTLATSEADGKTIVAVGGEIDVYTAPRLRDRITELVAAGTYDLVIDMEGVEFLDSTGLGVLVGGLKKVRANNGSLQLICSQDRLLKIFRITGLAKVFVIHDSLAAALASADAS, from the coding sequence GTGGACCTGACTCTTGCGACCAGCGAGGCCGATGGCAAGACCATCGTCGCCGTCGGTGGCGAGATCGACGTCTACACGGCGCCGCGCCTCCGCGACCGGATCACCGAGCTCGTCGCCGCCGGCACCTACGACCTCGTGATCGACATGGAGGGCGTCGAGTTCCTCGACTCGACGGGCCTGGGCGTCCTCGTCGGTGGCCTCAAGAAGGTGCGTGCCAACAACGGCTCCCTGCAGCTGATCTGCAGCCAGGACCGGCTCCTCAAGATCTTCCGCATCACGGGCCTCGCGAAGGTCTTCGTCATCCACGACTCGCTCGCGGCTGCGCTCGCCTCGGCCGACGCGTCCTGA
- a CDS encoding DEAD/DEAH box helicase, translating to MDGRGEHEAGHGVSPAASPAASLARLTSPYDRAERLRHVRVLPRRDAVTAAWPDWAHPAVRDGYVELGVAAPWAHQRTAADLAHDGTHVVLATGTASGKSMGYLLPALTTLLDARTSRGTRGASTLYVAPTKALAADQLAAVERLGTGVRAVTHDGDSPTELRDWTRDHAEYVLTNPDMLHHSLLPGHHRWPAFWRGLRYVVVDECHHYRGVFGAHVAQVLRRVRRIAAHHGSEPTFVLASATAAEPADTAHRLTGLDVVPVTEDASPRGSVTLGMWQPPLTSHQGENGAPVRRAAGSEAADLLTDLVVDGVRTLAFVRSRRGAEQVARTAREHLADVDPALPARVSSYRGGYLPEERREIERALRSGELLGLAATNALELGIDVAGLDAVLVVGFPGTRAALWQQVGRAGRAQQDSLGLLVARDDPLDTFLVAHPEALLDAPVEQTVFDPDNPYVLAPHLCAAAADQPLTDADLGLFGPTAPVLLDQLLATGLLRRRPAGYFWTDRRRASDLADLRSSGGSPVQLVEAGSGRVIGTVDAARAHGEAHEGAVYVHLGETWLVESLDLDEHVAVLQRADPPFTTSAREVTDIRIVEEQRGVDWGGCRLAFGTVDVSHQVVAYLRRREPGGEVIGEQALELPARSLRTAAVWWTVPSSVIADLESRGVDVGDLPGAAHAAEHCSIGLLPLFATCDRWDIGGVSTVLHPDTGTLTVFVHDGHPGGAGFAERGFAAAPDWLRATRATIADCECTEGCPSCVQSPKCGNQNHPLDKHAALLLLDELLRHAPPPAAAGGPAGPARATPSTTASQPPG from the coding sequence ATGGACGGTCGCGGCGAGCACGAGGCGGGGCACGGTGTCTCCCCCGCGGCCTCCCCCGCGGCGTCCCTCGCGCGCCTGACGTCGCCGTACGACCGGGCCGAGCGCCTGCGGCACGTCCGCGTGCTGCCCCGGCGCGACGCGGTGACCGCGGCGTGGCCGGACTGGGCGCACCCGGCGGTGCGCGACGGGTACGTCGAGCTGGGCGTGGCCGCGCCCTGGGCCCACCAGCGGACCGCCGCCGACCTCGCCCACGACGGCACCCACGTCGTGCTCGCCACGGGCACGGCGTCGGGCAAGTCGATGGGCTACCTGCTGCCGGCGCTCACCACGCTGCTCGACGCGCGCACCTCCCGCGGCACCCGGGGGGCCTCCACCCTGTACGTCGCGCCCACCAAGGCGCTGGCGGCCGACCAGCTCGCCGCCGTCGAGCGGCTGGGCACCGGCGTGCGGGCGGTGACGCACGACGGGGACAGCCCGACGGAGCTGCGGGACTGGACGCGCGACCACGCCGAGTACGTCCTGACCAACCCCGACATGCTGCACCACTCCCTCCTGCCGGGGCACCACCGCTGGCCGGCCTTCTGGCGCGGTCTCCGCTACGTCGTGGTGGACGAGTGCCACCACTACCGCGGGGTGTTCGGCGCCCACGTCGCCCAGGTGCTGCGCCGGGTGCGACGCATCGCGGCCCACCACGGCAGCGAGCCGACCTTCGTGCTCGCCTCGGCCACGGCGGCCGAGCCCGCCGACACCGCCCACCGGCTCACGGGGCTCGACGTCGTGCCCGTCACCGAGGACGCGTCGCCCCGGGGAAGCGTCACCCTCGGCATGTGGCAGCCGCCGTTGACGTCGCACCAGGGCGAGAACGGCGCGCCGGTGCGGCGCGCCGCGGGCTCCGAGGCGGCCGACCTGCTCACCGACCTCGTCGTCGACGGCGTGCGCACGCTCGCCTTCGTGCGGTCGCGCCGCGGCGCCGAGCAGGTGGCCCGCACGGCGCGGGAGCACCTCGCCGACGTGGACCCGGCGCTGCCGGCGCGGGTCTCCTCCTACCGCGGCGGCTACCTGCCCGAGGAACGGCGCGAGATCGAGCGGGCCCTGCGCTCCGGCGAGCTGCTCGGCCTCGCGGCCACCAACGCCCTCGAGCTCGGCATCGACGTGGCGGGCCTCGACGCGGTGCTCGTCGTCGGGTTCCCCGGCACGCGGGCGGCCCTGTGGCAGCAGGTCGGCCGCGCCGGCCGGGCGCAGCAGGACTCCCTGGGGCTGCTCGTCGCCCGCGACGACCCGCTCGACACCTTCCTGGTCGCCCACCCCGAGGCGCTTCTGGACGCACCCGTCGAGCAGACGGTGTTCGACCCCGACAACCCCTACGTGCTGGCCCCGCACCTCTGCGCCGCCGCCGCGGACCAGCCGCTCACCGACGCCGACCTCGGGCTGTTCGGCCCCACGGCCCCCGTGCTCCTCGACCAGCTCCTGGCGACCGGCCTCCTGCGCCGCCGACCGGCCGGCTACTTCTGGACCGACCGACGCCGGGCGAGCGACCTCGCCGACCTTCGGTCGAGCGGTGGGTCCCCGGTGCAGCTCGTGGAGGCCGGGAGCGGGCGCGTCATCGGCACGGTCGACGCCGCCCGGGCCCACGGCGAGGCGCACGAGGGCGCCGTCTACGTGCACCTCGGCGAGACCTGGCTGGTCGAGAGCCTCGACCTCGACGAGCACGTGGCCGTGCTGCAGCGGGCGGACCCGCCGTTCACCACCTCCGCCCGCGAGGTGACCGACATCCGCATCGTCGAGGAGCAGCGCGGCGTCGACTGGGGCGGGTGCCGCCTCGCGTTCGGGACCGTCGACGTCAGCCACCAGGTGGTCGCCTACCTCCGCCGGCGGGAACCCGGGGGCGAGGTGATCGGCGAGCAGGCCCTCGAGCTCCCGGCGCGGTCCCTGCGGACGGCCGCCGTCTGGTGGACCGTGCCCTCGTCCGTGATCGCCGACCTCGAGAGCCGCGGGGTGGACGTCGGCGACCTCCCGGGCGCGGCCCACGCGGCCGAGCACTGCTCCATCGGCCTGCTCCCGCTCTTCGCCACCTGCGACCGCTGGGACATCGGGGGCGTGTCGACCGTGCTGCACCCCGACACCGGCACCCTGACCGTCTTCGTCCACGACGGCCACCCCGGCGGGGCGGGCTTCGCCGAGCGCGGCTTCGCGGCCGCGCCGGACTGGCTGCGTGCGACCCGGGCGACCATCGCGGACTGCGAGTGCACGGAGGGCTGCCCGTCCTGCGTGCAGTCCCCGAAGTGCGGCAACCAGAACCACCCGCTGGACAAGCACGCGGCGCTGCTGCTGCTCGACGAGCTGCTGCGTCACGCGCCACCCCCGGCGGCGGCCGGAGGACCTGCCGGGCCGGCCCGGGCCACCCCCTCGACGACGGCCTCCCAGCCGCCCGGGTAG
- a CDS encoding pilus assembly protein TadG-related protein, which yields MVHGALHDNREHRDQRGAATVTALALVAVLGAVAVVLAVGAGLFVEHRRAQAAADLAALAGAGAVVEGDACAAATETAGRNGAELTSCEVLDRDVRVVVAVRRSYPGGWEAVVEGVARAGPAGPPAAAGGGA from the coding sequence GTGGTGCACGGTGCCCTGCACGACAACCGCGAGCACCGCGACCAGCGGGGTGCGGCCACGGTGACGGCGCTGGCCCTGGTCGCGGTCCTGGGGGCGGTGGCGGTGGTCCTCGCGGTCGGGGCCGGGTTGTTCGTCGAGCACCGCCGGGCCCAGGCGGCCGCCGACCTCGCGGCGCTCGCGGGAGCCGGTGCCGTGGTGGAGGGCGACGCGTGCGCGGCCGCGACGGAGACGGCCGGGCGCAACGGCGCCGAGCTGACGTCGTGCGAGGTGCTGGACCGTGACGTGCGGGTGGTGGTGGCGGTGCGCCGCAGCTACCCGGGCGGCTGGGAGGCCGTCGTCGAGGGGGTGGCCCGGGCCGGCCCGGCAGGTCCTCCGGCCGCCGCCGGGGGTGGCGCGTGA
- a CDS encoding TadE family type IV pilus minor pilin, which translates to MGRRRPARSGRVLPVRVAAGRRRDQRGAVTAETVMVLPLLVLVTLALTWMVGLAFVQVQVVDAAREAARAAARDDGTAASVAAGRRVAPDGATVTVATGESEVTATVRVRVEGPALLAWAPSVPLSATAVAAREEQ; encoded by the coding sequence ATGGGCCGGCGCCGACCCGCGCGGAGCGGGCGCGTCCTCCCGGTCCGCGTCGCCGCGGGTCGGCGCCGTGACCAACGGGGTGCGGTCACGGCCGAGACGGTCATGGTGCTCCCGCTGCTCGTCCTCGTCACCCTCGCTCTGACCTGGATGGTGGGTCTGGCGTTCGTGCAGGTGCAGGTGGTCGACGCGGCCCGGGAGGCAGCGCGGGCCGCGGCGCGGGACGACGGCACGGCGGCGAGCGTGGCCGCTGGCCGGCGCGTGGCTCCGGACGGCGCGACGGTGACCGTGGCGACGGGGGAGTCCGAGGTGACCGCGACCGTGCGGGTCAGGGTCGAGGGTCCCGCGCTCCTCGCGTGGGCGCCCTCGGTGCCCCTGAGTGCGACCGCGGTGGCCGCCCGGGAGGAGCAGTGA
- a CDS encoding DUF4244 domain-containing protein — MRLTRSVRSRVARLAGRTVGGTGDQRGITTAEYAVGTAAGAGLAGLAYQLLTGGLGNQMLTSMFEHVLGLIGIG, encoded by the coding sequence ATGCGCCTCACGAGGAGCGTGCGGAGCCGCGTCGCGCGGCTGGCGGGCCGGACCGTCGGCGGCACCGGTGACCAGCGGGGGATCACGACGGCGGAGTACGCCGTGGGCACGGCGGCGGGAGCCGGTCTCGCCGGGCTGGCCTACCAGCTGCTCACCGGTGGCCTCGGCAACCAGATGCTGACGTCGATGTTCGAGCACGTGCTCGGCCTGATCGGCATCGGCTGA
- a CDS encoding type II secretion system F family protein → MSGGSGIVLLAAAGAAAAVALAAPPRLEEPTPAATGPSRPRDDRVRRLAPLWCASAALGVGTFLSGLLAWPAAVAAAVGLWVLLRRAEPPEARRRRARLAQELPAFVELFGAALASGAGPAGALGAARAALPGAAADELAPVAARLDLGLDAGEVWTRLAADSPGLAPLARVMARSHEAGMVVTDAVAALAEELDEQARARVEDRARAVGVRAAVPLGLCLLPAFLLLGIVPLVAAAVEGLRW, encoded by the coding sequence GTGAGCGGCGGCAGCGGCATCGTCCTGCTGGCGGCGGCGGGTGCCGCGGCGGCGGTCGCCCTCGCGGCGCCCCCGCGCCTGGAAGAACCCACCCCGGCCGCCACCGGTCCGTCGCGACCGCGCGACGACCGGGTGCGTCGCCTGGCGCCGCTGTGGTGCGCGTCGGCGGCCCTCGGCGTCGGCACGTTCCTCAGCGGGCTGCTCGCCTGGCCCGCGGCCGTGGCCGCCGCGGTGGGGCTGTGGGTGCTCCTGCGACGAGCGGAGCCGCCCGAGGCACGCCGCCGGCGGGCCCGCCTCGCGCAGGAGCTCCCCGCCTTCGTCGAGCTGTTCGGGGCGGCGCTCGCGTCGGGCGCCGGTCCCGCCGGGGCGCTCGGTGCGGCGCGCGCGGCGCTGCCGGGCGCCGCCGCCGACGAGCTCGCCCCCGTCGCCGCGCGTCTCGACCTCGGTCTCGACGCCGGGGAGGTGTGGACCCGCCTCGCGGCGGACAGCCCCGGGCTGGCGCCCCTCGCGCGCGTCATGGCTCGCTCGCACGAGGCGGGCATGGTCGTCACCGACGCCGTGGCGGCCCTGGCCGAGGAGCTCGACGAGCAGGCCCGCGCGCGGGTGGAGGACCGGGCGCGGGCGGTCGGCGTGCGTGCGGCCGTGCCGCTGGGGCTGTGCCTGCTGCCGGCGTTCCTCCTGCTCGGGATCGTCCCGCTCGTCGCCGCCGCTGTGGAGGGACTGCGGTGGTGA
- a CDS encoding TadA family conjugal transfer-associated ATPase has translation MSAAVGGLVDLVRERLAGEGGDVTPARVAAALRAHGRPVGDATVLAVHEELRREVLGAGPLDPLLLRPGVSDVLVNGPAEVYVDVGRGLELTDVRFPDEAAVRRLAQRLAAQAGRRLDDAVPHVDARLADGTRFHAVLAPVARPGTLVSLRVPPRGRFGLDDLQARGAVSGPGARLLRRVVAQRLAFLVSGGTGTGKTTLLGALLGLVPDAERIVLVEDASELRPAHPHVVALEARPPNVEGAGEVTVRTLVRQALRMRPDRLVVGEVRGGEVVDLLAALNTGHEGGCGTIHANGAGDVVARIEALAQAAGLSREAAHAQVAAALDVVVHVARGRDGRRRLAQVAVPVRRDDGLVETRVAVAFDAAGRLVEHAGADRLAHLLDRDAGDPS, from the coding sequence GTGAGCGCCGCGGTCGGCGGCCTCGTGGACCTCGTGCGCGAGCGGCTCGCGGGCGAGGGCGGCGACGTCACGCCGGCGCGGGTCGCGGCGGCGCTGCGGGCGCACGGCCGACCGGTCGGCGACGCGACGGTGCTCGCGGTGCACGAGGAGCTGCGGCGTGAGGTGCTCGGGGCGGGGCCGCTCGACCCGCTCCTCCTCCGACCGGGGGTCTCCGACGTCCTCGTCAACGGCCCGGCGGAGGTCTACGTCGACGTCGGCCGCGGCCTCGAGCTCACCGACGTCCGGTTCCCGGACGAGGCGGCCGTGCGGCGGCTCGCCCAGCGCCTCGCCGCCCAGGCGGGTCGGCGGCTCGACGACGCGGTGCCCCACGTGGACGCCCGCCTCGCGGACGGCACGCGGTTCCACGCCGTGCTGGCCCCGGTCGCACGTCCCGGCACGCTGGTCAGCCTCCGGGTGCCGCCGCGCGGCCGTTTCGGGCTCGACGACCTCCAGGCGCGCGGTGCGGTCAGCGGTCCCGGCGCGCGGCTGCTGCGACGCGTGGTCGCGCAGCGGCTCGCGTTCCTCGTCAGCGGTGGCACCGGGACGGGCAAGACGACCCTGCTCGGCGCCCTGCTCGGGCTGGTGCCCGATGCGGAGCGGATCGTCCTCGTCGAGGACGCGAGCGAGCTCCGGCCGGCCCATCCCCACGTCGTGGCGCTCGAGGCCCGCCCGCCGAACGTCGAGGGCGCCGGCGAGGTCACCGTCCGCACGCTCGTGCGGCAGGCGCTCCGCATGCGCCCGGACCGCCTGGTCGTCGGCGAGGTGCGGGGTGGGGAGGTGGTCGACCTGCTCGCCGCCCTCAACACCGGTCACGAGGGCGGCTGCGGCACCATCCACGCCAACGGGGCCGGTGACGTCGTCGCCCGCATCGAGGCGCTCGCCCAGGCTGCGGGGCTCAGCCGGGAGGCGGCGCACGCGCAGGTCGCCGCCGCGCTCGACGTGGTGGTCCACGTGGCGCGCGGCCGCGACGGTCGGCGCCGGCTCGCCCAGGTGGCCGTGCCCGTACGCCGCGACGACGGCCTCGTCGAGACCCGGGTCGCCGTCGCGTTCGACGCCGCCGGGCGTCTCGTCGAGCACGCGGGTGCCGACCGGCTCGCGCACCTGCTCGACCGCGACGCGGGGGATCCGTCGTGA
- a CDS encoding septum site determining protein has translation MRRRRPGPTTAELRAAPPPPTRPVLVTRSAGLAAQVERLAAASGASVQVTAGVAEALAAWRRAPLVLVGQDAAVALAERRPARRGDVHVVAAAEVGHEVLRAALALGAEEVVVLPDGEAWLGELLAALEASPHTARTVAVAGATGGVGATTLACVLGLVAAEDAPALVVDLDPAGAGVDRVLGLETVAGIRWSALDEVVGRLSGPALRDALPGRGGLRVLAWDDAGRAVGGATGGAPGPPPRPTVLAEVLAAAVKAHGTVVVDVGRRDDAVAADVLARSDLAVLVVPGTAPGLVAARHRVDGLGAQVPVGVVLRGRAADEGVVAGAVGAPVVARLPDQPRAVEDVHLGVGGLRPSRGLARTARDVLALLPEHAARWPAGGAA, from the coding sequence ATGAGACGCCGTCGCCCCGGTCCGACCACCGCCGAGCTCCGTGCCGCACCGCCGCCCCCGACCCGCCCCGTGCTCGTGACCCGGTCGGCCGGTCTGGCGGCGCAGGTGGAGCGGCTGGCCGCGGCGTCGGGCGCGAGCGTGCAGGTGACGGCCGGCGTCGCCGAGGCGCTTGCCGCCTGGCGCCGGGCCCCGCTGGTGCTCGTCGGCCAGGACGCCGCGGTCGCGCTGGCGGAGCGACGTCCGGCGCGGCGGGGCGACGTGCACGTCGTAGCGGCCGCGGAGGTCGGGCACGAGGTGTTGCGCGCGGCGCTGGCGCTGGGGGCCGAGGAGGTGGTGGTGCTGCCCGACGGCGAGGCGTGGCTGGGGGAGCTGCTGGCCGCCCTGGAGGCGTCGCCGCACACCGCCCGCACGGTCGCGGTGGCCGGGGCGACCGGCGGCGTCGGGGCCACGACCCTGGCCTGCGTGCTGGGGCTCGTGGCTGCCGAGGACGCCCCGGCCCTCGTGGTGGACCTCGACCCGGCCGGAGCCGGCGTCGACCGCGTGCTCGGCCTGGAGACGGTGGCGGGCATCCGCTGGTCCGCGCTCGACGAGGTCGTGGGGCGCCTCAGCGGCCCGGCGCTGCGCGACGCGCTGCCCGGCCGCGGCGGTCTACGGGTGCTCGCCTGGGACGACGCCGGCCGGGCTGTCGGGGGTGCGACCGGCGGCGCCCCCGGGCCACCGCCCCGTCCGACGGTGCTGGCCGAGGTGCTGGCGGCCGCGGTCAAGGCGCACGGCACGGTCGTCGTCGACGTGGGTCGCCGCGACGACGCCGTGGCCGCCGACGTGCTCGCCCGCAGCGACCTCGCGGTGCTCGTGGTGCCGGGCACGGCCCCGGGTCTCGTGGCCGCGCGCCACCGGGTCGACGGCCTCGGGGCCCAGGTCCCGGTGGGTGTGGTGCTCCGGGGGCGGGCTGCGGACGAGGGCGTGGTCGCAGGAGCGGTCGGCGCCCCCGTCGTCGCGCGCCTGCCCGACCAGCCCCGAGCCGTGGAGGACGTCCACCTCGGCGTCGGCGGGCTCCGCCCGTCGCGCGGCCTCGCGCGCACCGCGCGCGACGTGCTGGCGCTGCTCCCGGAGCACGCGGCGCGGTGGCCGGCGGGAGGGGCCGCGTGA